CAAAAAAGGTTGGTTTTAAGAACATCCATTCTAATCCctcctttttatttttaaaagtaaaagttTCAACAAATTATTGGATCATAACATGTGTGGTTTGACATTAAGTTCTACATAAGATGATTTTTTTCCAAATCTTCCCAATAATTTCAACTACAAATTTGATTtccatttgaaatttgtttccCATTCACTTGCTGGTGCGAGTCTAGACATGAGACAGAAGATGACTAATCAGTAAACAATAGCTTTTGCATGTAGAAAGgctttttaaaacatattttgcgAGTATTTAGTAGATACTACTTGTTTATCTGATACCTTTCCTTTTACTGACTTTTGTCTATTCTCTGCGTTTTCACTAGATCTGCAGCTGATCAGGTGCCATCTAGTTTCAGCGAGGATGAAACTGCATTGACGAGTTCATCATGAGAATGAAAAAATCAGTTGCTGATGGAGAATTGGAAACGGCAGGTCCTGTACAGTTTTGGAACCATGCAGTTTTACTCAATTATGTTTTTGTGGCTTTGACTTTCTATACGCCTACATGTGGATTGCCATGACTGGGATCTGTATAAACTTTCTAGATCGAGTACTGCATTTATCTGTTGTAACTTTAGCAACATGGATTAATATGCTGTTGATTGTTTTAAATGCCAAGTTATTAGCTATTTAAAGAATGTCGGCTTACATTTTTCTTTTGCTGTTGCTTTTGTCGAAAAAAGTGTTTGTTGTAAGTCAACAAGGCATTGAGAATGGGATTCGAGTATTCGAGTTGGTTAGGGTTTGATTTGTCTTGTAGGGAGTTAGGCATCAGTCAAAATGAGGTTTTTCTTAAAAGACATAGACATcagtcaaaatatatatataaggtgtGGCCaccatttaaaaacattaaattttgacAACCAAAAGTAAAACCCTCCATGACTCTTCTTCattcttcctcttttctttctCAACATCCAGCCTTGGATGACTCTTCCGCACCTACATTCTATTTTTCAGTTCTAGCATCAGCAGAGTAAGTAATCTTAACCTATTTTCCTCCATATCTATCACTTTCCACATAAACatctgtatttttttttccatcaaACATTTGATAATAACATACCTATTGATCTTGATATTTCTGCATTTGATTCTCTACACGATGCATATTGGCGACTATTAATGCATTAAATTGTCTTGTCTCTCTTCATAAacctttttatctttttattattattggaaatgtgttttattattattaaatccaaaatttatgtttgattatgtcATAATGAAACAATTAAGAAAAACATGCGGTCGAGAAAAACGAAGTCCTTTAAATTAGGGGTGGCCAAAAAATCCGATTTAAAAGATTTGATCCGTTGATCCGGCCGATCCGATCCAAAAAAATCCGAATTCGATGAATTGGATTCGGATATCGATCCGATCCGATCCGATATTTTTACTGGATTTCCGGATCGAATACCAATCGGGAAAAAAAAATCagacatatttataaaaattacaaaaattaagaGCCTAAACAATAATtagtctatttttattatttgtctgAAATAGTAATTTGGTAATTTTCAATAAACAACGTtcgtcaattaaaataattctatgtttacctaaacaaaaatattattaaataattaattatcaaaaaaaatagaaatataaaaaaaatcgaatcgaCGGGTAACCGTTTGGACGATCCGATCTAGTATTTTTGGATCGAATAGTGGTCGGATACCGGATCGCAATCAGATCAGTGAGTTTGTCCACCCCACTTTAAACCCTTCACTAAACTAAGAAAAACTTTCCAAAAATCTCGTTGAGATATAACAATAAGTTTCAATTTTTGTATGTTGGGTGATGGTGTTTTAAGTACTTTCAACACTGATCAACATGGATTGAAggttatacaattatttaagaGTTGTCTAAATGTTAGAATTCATCTTTACCATGATGATGGTCTAAACCAAACTAGGTTTATTTTGAACGCAATACCTTTACAAGTCTTAGACGTTCAACATCTTATCTCATCAAACAAATTGACGATTAGTTAATGGTCCTGGAAGATTTGAAACGTGTAAGATTTGTAAGAGTATTGGGTTCAAAGCAGATCTAGCTTGGTTTGGTTTAGACTATCATCATGGTCAAGATGAATTATAACATCTAGACAACTCTTAAATAGTTGTATAACCTCCAACACATGTCAATCAGTGTTGAAGGACTTAAGTCACCACCaccccatcctacaaaaaaacttaaaaagagATTGATTGTTATATCCCAATGATTTAGTAAGCTCTATCAAATACATAATTCATCAACATCTGTAATGGACATCAAATTTTCGTTCCCATAATGTATTAATCTCACATAtttggaagaaaaaaatgtCAAAGAAATTAGAAATTACACTAagagaaatttttaaaagagaatacaaaattataatttattatttatcgtACGAGATTTTTGGTAAGTTTCTTGACTTAGTGAAGGGTTTAAAGGACTTTGTTTTTTTCAATCGGATGTTTTCCTTAATTTTTCATTAGGacctaatcaaatattaatttcagaattaacaataagaataagaagaatGTATAAAACACTaacttcaataataaaaaatgttcatgAAGAGAGATAAAGacaatttaatgaattaatagtCGCCAATCGTGTAGAAGATCAAACAAATACgttataaaatgtttaatgaaaaaaaataaagattgatTGACTAACATCTCTCGATTTAGGACATAAACTCTTAATGTAATTCTACTAGTAAACATAAATGAGAGTTCCAttgttgaatttcaaaataaggtataaacattttaaaaagtgtttctaCAAAAATGTTTGATCTTCAATCCAGGTTGCCGCAAAAAGAGCtcacttaaaaaaaactctaaaataCTTTAtctaatcaattaaaaaaaatctaaaatattttatctaaccATAGATTTCAAGCTGGAGGAGAATCTGATCAAGACAAATCCAATCAATAAGGAAGAAGAGTTCGTCGGCGCGATACTGTTAATATATGAAACCATAAATGTTAATTAATGAATCAAATCTTGATCTTGGAcatgaaaatatgttaagatTACTTACTTTGCAGATGCTAGAAGTGAAGAGAAGAATGTAAGTGAGGAAGAGTCGGCGCGACTAGaaatagagaaataaaatagGAAGAATGAGAAAGAGTACCTAATATATCCTTTGACGGACTTTCATATcgtttaaaaaaacttatttttgtacAAAATGACAATGCGGAGCCTCAAACGGTGAGATTTCAAAATATGAGGTTCCAAATTGAAATTGACTCCGAACCAATTTGTAATTATGtccaaatgtttttttataaagaagaaaataagtTTAGTCCTTTATCGAATAAGTTAGAAATATAAGAGTAATATTGAAGTCTCAGTCAAGTTCATGGACCAATATGTAATAAGATGAAATGCAGTCGTCACGATGACGGAAGCATAGCCAAAGTAGAAAGAGAAAGGGCAATGATCTAGAACAGTAGTATACTTTGTAGTCGTCGACTTTGAATTCTGATCATTTCTGTATTCATCAAGTTTagatttctaaaccctaaaagACGACCAAAAACACGATTCAATTGAGTGAAAAGACGACGAATTCTACATGTATTTCTTCATCAATCACTTCCTCCAAAAGATTCGAGCTCAAATGAACCCGTAGGTTTCCTTTTCAGACCCCTGCAGATGGATCCGGAGCAAACGTTTATTCGTGTGCAAGAAAGATTCTCGCAGATGTTAACGCCAAGGATTCGAGCTTCCTTggaatatattttcttattcttaGCCATCACTTTGTTCTGTATTCTCGTTGTTATGCACGCTAATTACGTTCAACAGGTGAATCGTTAACTCTTCCGTTTGTTTTCTAAATCTTGTCTCATTCTGTATGATTGGTTCAAATTTACAGAGTTTGTACTGTTCGAGAATGATAATATGTAGAATCAAAGTGTGGAAATTTCTAAATTTCTTGTTTGGTTTCAAACAATTCAGCAGTTATAATTCTTTTGTAATTAGGGTTACAAAATGCTGCATATTGTGTATTTAACTGCTCTTGAATTTCTTAATGTAGCCGGGTTGTTCGAGTGAGCTTTCAGAAATTGAGAGAGCTGAAGCACAACTTTTTCATATCAAGGTAAATAAAGCTGTTGTTAATCTCAATCAATTCTTCTCTTTCATACCTAAATATTCCATCATGTTAGGAAACAAGGTATACGCATTCACTTCATGTTAGGGATGGTTAAGGATTGGAATGAGCTGAATATGTTATAACTATGCTCAATTCTTTGCGTTTTATGTGAAAGATTTCAACTAATGGtgtcttaatttatttgatcaCTATGGGTAATTTTATTACTTACACACGTCAATTAATATCGTTTTTAGtcattatatttctttttatggGTTATTCATCCTTTCATTGAAAGCAGTTCAAAACGCAAAATGTTCATGTGGATTAGAAGGAAGAgatgaataattaaatatgaggAAACGGAATTTTCAATCTCTGAGCATTTAAtgatatatttgaatttgagcTTGATTATGTATTCAAATTCtatttgagtttgaaaaaaatgggATTAAGACTAGGTCTATTTAGTTTGAGCTCAAATAGGTTGATTCTTTAACACCTTACTTCATGCCAGTACACTTTTTGTGTAAAAGTAAAATGTAATGATGAAactataaatgatttatatttatatatttttctgccAGGGCATTGCATAAACAGTTATTAGATGTTGATGTATTGGATAGTACTCTCTAAACAAATGAACCCTTTTTTTGCTATAAAAGATCTAGTAGACTTTAACTGGAAAATTAGTTCATACTTCAATTTGAAAGCACCAATCATGTGTCTACTCACCAATCGTCACATATAAGACAtctgtttctattttttttatgtagatTACTAGTGCTGGCTTGTGGTCTCACAATGAACCAGAGTCTGATGACCTGGATGTTTCAAGAAAGGGAGCTAGCGACAAAATTGTAGAATTCGAAATTGTAGGAGATGGATTTGGAATTTCAGATGCAAACGTCTGGTGGAGTTTGGTTAACAATGTCGCGATGAGAATTAACCTGTTATTTAAATTCTGGCAAATTGATAATCCGTTGCTTGAGATTCAACAAGAAGTTTCTTCTGTTAATGTAAACTCCGAGACAAATGCTGATGCTATTAAAAGCAACAATTGGGAGTCAGTTATCAAGTTCTCAATTTCCGTGAAGGTGTCACTTAAGACAGCAATGGTTCACATATGGAGAAAATGGCATGGACGCTTCTCTATTCTTTGGAGACATGCTAGGAGGATTCTTGGAGGTCTATGGGTGAGTGATGTTCAGACTTTTCTTGTGCCTATAATCCTTTCTTAGATTCTGTTCTATGTGTTTCCCTATTATTATACCATTTTATAGATAGTTTGGagatttttttagatatttgttTCCTTAAGTATTTGTTAGTTACAAACCAATTCAACTCGACTTGATGGTTGAGTTGTCAACGTTCAAGTCACATCTTCAAGACTTTGTATGGGCACTGCTTGTATTATTAAAGTTGCTCTTGCGACAACTCttttaatacaaactttaacatttcaaaaaagTATTTATTGGTTACAACAGTAAACACTATTTCCTGGTGGAATTTCATTATCTTCTCTGACCTGcatcattttcttcaattttacTGTCATAACATATTCCTGTGGTTCACTTTCTTAACTAGATTATTGGATATTTAACCCAAGTCATCGCCTTTTTCagcatttattatttattgggTTTGATGTGTTAACATTTTCCATGCTTTTGTGAATAACAACTATAACCAAACCATGTAGCAATTTCTTAGTTGTCCATGACATAACCTTGGATTGATCAAGGTGGTTTAAGGCTCATCCTGTGACTAACTCCTTGGCAATGCTGATTGGTGATGATGCTTTTACGGGCACAGATGCATTAGCCTTCTGTATCTTGGAAATGCCAGACATGATTCTGAGTTTAACTAGggtgcatatatatattttagtctAGCTGTAAATATCTCATGTAAATTAGGTCAATGcctaaacaataaaaatagatCAACATccataactttatttttttttgagaaaagtgACTTATAGTCCTTTCATTAAAAATGTCCCAAAGTAAAGAAACGATATAATCGTTTTTGTTGGGCAAAACAAACATTTGCCTCAACATCCATAACTTTGTTATAGAGAAGATTAACCATCAGTTTTATTATCAGAACTATTTAAGGAGAAGTATATCTAGGATGTATTTTTGATACCTAGATTTATAAGTGGTTAGGGCCTTTCCATCTTATCAAAATACAAATTATCTGTGATATATTCTTctacaaaattttcttttcctacTTCTGAACATGTATTAACCTGAAATTGTTCCTCTGGACTAGATCCTGCATTTATGTTGGCTAATATATGTGTCTTCTATGCTTTTCAACCAGTACTCCAAATAATCTTCTTTTTGCCGCATTCTTCGCCAATTGGTTAGTACTTGCTCAAACTTTCAATGAGAGATAACTGAGTATGATAGTGAAGATATTCTTTCACTTCCAGAATCTAACCTCTAATATATCTATACTCTCAGAGTTTAGATTCTGGAAGTGAAAGaatatctttttatattaatttagacaaaataGGACGAAtaactttatttgttcttaTGCCGTATTGTTTTCTATCCTGGTCATTTGTGTAGAAAATGATGATTGCCATAAATTTTCTCCAGCTAGAATTGGTGTCGTAGAGTAAGAAAGTTTTTCAGAGTCGCACACTGTTCACTCAAATTTTTTGTCACAGGAACTTTTTTGAAAGGATAAAACTATTTTCATATCTATCACAGGATATTGCTGGTATACATTTGAACATTGACGTCCCAAAATGGTTACATATACTGCACCTGGAAAACTTTAATTCATATGCAGGTAACTTTTTTTCCAATTCCAAAATCTTTTACAGTATTCTTCTGGTTAATGATAGGTTTCCTACTTTACCTGTCtgatcaaatattataaacaacTCTTTCCTCTTGTGGGAAAACTGCACCTGTCAGATCAGTTTTATCTTTgttattttgattcatttaGTATTTGATGAAATTAGCTAATGAATTCCAGGTTCCAATCACGTTTGACAATGTTGGTCCTACTGTTTTATAGCACCATCTGCTTTTATTAGTGCGTCGATGGAAAAACACTTTTTCTTTATCCTCTTAATTTTGGGCCGAGAAAATAGTTATGTATAGCCTACAATCCATAGATAATGTTTGGTAATGAATGTTAAAACTTCTTTCCGGGGTAAGTCTTAAGCTGTATCTACTCATGCAGTACAGTGGCTTGAAAAGAGAAGCAAAACATCTGAACCATCCTACTTGTTTACAATGGAAAAGGTGCTCTTATCTGTTGTTTCCCCTTTCTAATGCATGTGAAACTCTTTTTGTTCACTCCTGAGTTTTTACTGTGTATATGTAGGGTTATCACATGTTGCCTGAAGAAGTGAGGATTTCGCACAACATACAAACAGTTAACATTAGCATATCAGCTTGGCATTCCTGCTTTGGGAACAGGTGCTTTCAACTTTATAAAGCTAGTTGTATAAAATGGTTTTTGTTCCTTGTGAAAAAGGTGTTTACCATGTAGCTCATTCTATAATGTATATGTTTTTAAGAAATCCTGAACTTTGAATTGCTTTAGAACCATTACAAATATAATTCATAAGGTGAATGTTGATGTCTGTTAGTATTTTATAATAAGTTGCATAAAATTTGATCTTAGTCATGTCTTTTTACAGccttatataaatatgttatctGATATACTTGCATCCCATTTATTCATTGTTTGTTTAGATGGCAGCAACTTTTGATAAACAGACTTGTTGGCTATGACACAATATTGATGAACAGCCTGTTGAGTTCTCCCGGTCAAGGTATCATCTGATCTTTGGACTTCCTGACACTGTCTTATGTAAATAAGTTTCACAGTCATGTCATTTTTCAGTCAACTAGTTAAGTAGAGATGGTTTGTGGTGAAGGTAATTCTCTTCGTGTTTCTGGGGAAAGGCGAGACAATCAAGTGCAAAAAGCCTAGTCTCAACCTAACTTATTCTTTACCAAATATTGAATGTGCTCACATACCCAATTTGAATGAGGAAAACAAATATCCAGAATGAGAATAGCTCTATAAGTTTGTATTGCGTAATGATTTTCTTCTCAACTTATTTAACTAATTCCTTTATCAGTcctcttttataatttatgattgCATTTTCCCACTCTAAAATCACATTGAATCTTTTCAAGCATCTTCCCAGTAATTCTCACCTTTGTAACCTTATCAAGTAGTCACTCTTGTGTAACTAGCCAAATTCTTCTAAATTTTGATCTCTTGTCATGAATTAAATAGACTGGTGCTGTATTTCAAATGTTTCTTAGATGCTAAGTAATTGTGTCCAATGAATATGTAAATCCTTGCATTTTATAAGGAaccaactaatatattttatttttcatacttTTTGTAAGACAACTGGGTCTTGTTCATTTCTTGATCTAAAGATCTAAACATTGTTCAGAGGCTGTTAGAGATGATCATTAATAAAAGACGAGCCAAACAAGATGCAAggcttcattttttttttcattaggTTCATAGCCTCCCAATCATCCAGATTCTTCCAGGAGGACAACCAACATATCTAATAGACTTTTTTTCAACAATTATACCCTTCTTCGACTGGAGaggaaatttttttaattaggagaTTGAAACCCACAAGTGAGTTAAATAAGTGTTTGTGTTGCCTAATGAAggaaaattttattgttttgacTTGTTTCCAATTTCTCAACTCAATGGCTATGATATATTGAAATATTCAAATGAGTAGCACACAGGATAATAGAGTTAGTTGACTGGTGCatcacaaattaatatttgtgataTGCCAGTTAAATGTTGATGAGGTAGTATTTGTCTGGAAATGTGGATGTATGTGAGCTCGAATTGCTAGGTGGTGTCACTTGATGTTGATGGGTACCATTAGCAAGTGTATCTTTGTAAAGCAATCATCAATTAGAATTTCACGATGTTTGAGATTGTTGCATTTGGTTCATGTGCCATTATAATCTTTCATAAGTAAGAATGTTTAAGCTGGTGCATATTcgaatatttatttcatttaccGACTAAGTACATTCTGCATTTGCCAACAgggtatatttttaattatcaatccAACGAGTATTACAATCTTACATATGCTCATGAACAACCCGAAGGATCTGCACAGTTTGGAGGTATTGATACATGTGGCTCTTCTTGCTTTATTCCTATTCTTCTGAGTTCTGATTGTCTGTTTAttcttttgtgaaaattttgcaATAACTGCATACAAATTGCAAagtactaaataaatttatcaatgaTGAAAACCCTGAATGTTAAATCCAAGAGGGACTAAGAAAACCCATAATATCTGGAATATTTTTCAAGAACACATAATATCATGTCTTAGTGGCATATGCTCAGAAAAAATAGACCTTTCTTGGAGAGCAAACTACACTTCTGGTTTAGACAACAGAGGATGCTACGTCTCCTTTAAATGCTAAAAATATAAGTAGATCACAATGATCAAATTGTCgctgatattttatttttccatttcaTAATTCATATGCAGATTATCTTGTGACCAAGTGTGCTGTGCTTATGATGTCATTATTTGTATTCTTCACAACCACAATGTCCGTGTCTTTCACTTTGAGGGAGACGCAAACTCGGATGCTGAAATTTACTGGTTTGTGCTGATTTAAGATTTCGTCTACTGATTAATACTAAAGTTTTTGAATTGTATGATcttttaaaatgtatttgtaATGCTAATGATGCCTTACCTTCTTCAACATGCTTGCAGTGCAGCTTCAGCACCATGCTCGACACAGGCTTCCTACTTTCCAGCTAATTTTTGTGCATGTGATTGAATCTCTTGTCTTTGTACCAGTAAGTTTCCCTTTCCTTCCTTGATAGGAAATGTTCTTTGACAAAACTCTGTGATTAATCCATTGTTGCTAATGCACATACTGTGTGTAAGTTCTCTTGTCTGACTGTCTTTTTGCATATGCAGATCATGATCGGAATATTGTTCTTTCTGTTCGAGTTTTATGATGACCAGTTATTGGCCTTCATGGTCTTGATTCTTGTCTGGTTGTGCGAGCTTTTTACATTGATCAGGTTGGCCTTTCTCTCTTTTGCATGGAACCATCATGTTGAGgctaacataaataaataaaacgtaaTGAGCCTAGTTTCCTATTTGGAAACTGTTATTTTGTTACAATCACAAAATCCCAATGGCAAATCgtcaaaattaaattgaaagtaTGATCTTTTGCTTTTATTTGgtttaaagattattttctaATCATGATCCAAATTTACATAGACTAGTTTAAATTTACATGGACTagtgtaaatttaaaaatcacacTAATCTAATTGACAAAGTTAAAAttggaattgatttttttctacttcatttatatacaattgttttctaaatcatgatccagattataatgtagtttttttcttgatttgatATAGAGATCTTTTCCTCCAGCTAatccaaattattaatttcattctttatttttgaCAAAGATAACAAATGTTGATTTTTCCATATCAGTCACCGCTCGTCCGCATCTTCTTACTGATCTCCGGTCACTCAACAATCcacactaaaaaaaatatatgacaaAACAACCTAGGACTTGTATTATAAGGTTGTATCCTTTTTTACTTTGTGGGAATGCGTTAGGAGTTCGATTAAGGGAAAATGAAGACTTGAACTCATGACCTTGTGGACATGTGTGACCTTGTGAATAAACAGATTATTCCAgacaaataataatgttttttaaaaaacattttttttttcaaacccacTAGAATAGCTCAAGTGGAAAGATTCTCACTAAGAATGTTCTAAGTTAAAATGGGGATTTGTGCTAGCTTCCTCCATAGAATAAACTCTGATCGTTACATACATTTACGTGTAAATGTTCTTCTCGAGTATTGACATCATTGTATTTTTCTTTGTTGATGCAGTGTTCGCACACCCATATCAATGAAGTTCTTCCCGCGTTTCTTTTTATTGTATTTCCTTGCCTtccatatatatttcttttcttaTACAAGTGGTATGACCTTATtcccaaaaatttcaaaatattactaTACAAGGGAATGAATATACATTCTACATAACtcataactttatatatatatatacatattgtGTTTTCAGGTTTTTCGTATCTGGCCCTCTCTACAACCGCTGCATTTATGCAGCACCTCATCCTCTACTTTTGGAACCGGTTTGAGGTGACACATTGAATCCTTATGTCTCATCTTTCTTTTCTATTTCTGTTAAATCCTTTGTACTCACTTTCAATCTAATAATGAAATATGGAACAAAATTATAATCCTATCTAATTGACTAACATAATTATCTAATTATGTCAGATTTTCTATTCATTAGGTATCACATTTAGGTGTATTTAAACTTAGTGTGACCTAGAGGGCACACCAATCCTTTATTTTTTTGAGGAAAATAAATCACAAAATAAGAATCATACCACTATATCGAAAATTCATTGGCTATTTCTCTGTTAGATCCCGATCCAGATTGAGAAACAAATTGGGTCATTATGATGTTAAAACATGTCGAAAGAGCAGGAATGAGAATATAGATcttatttgaaaacagttattatttttgttaatgtaCCCGAATCTGGAAggcatatttaatttttgtttttaagataAAACGATATGTGTCAGGTTCCAGCTCTACAGAGATTTATGCAGAACCGACGATCACAGTTCCAACAGCACCCAGATTTTCACATCACTTCATCAACAATCCTGGCTTCAACATTACACATCACTAGATTAAACACAAGGACCTTAAATCCTCCAACAACCAATATGGACCACCACCTCCACCCCATTTTACCACCACGAGCCGCCTCCACTGCCACTGCTGCACCTGTTccaaccaccaccaccacccttCCAGAACTACTTTCAGGAATCCAAGgcccaccaccaccaccagaAAGAAGCAGCAACAATAACAACAATACGAATATAATAGGTAATCAAAATGAAGATGTATTGCCACATGATCTTCAGGAAGCTGTTGTTGCTGCGAATCCAGGATCATCTATGAACTCAAACTCCTCATCCTTCAGTTCACTGTTATTATGGCTCATGGGCGGAACTTCGTCAGAATGAATTCATTTTTCTCCATTTTCAGAGATTTGAGAGACCAAGGTCAAGTTTATGCACCAGCAAGACTCTCccgaagaagaagacgaagaaggCGGGGAGAGATAACATTTGGAGAAGAAATGCAGTTCTCTACTGAAGCCTTACTGATGAACATGATTGGAGAGAaatttgtgatttgattacaTGTATATTTCTTTAGCTTTggattaaaatcaaaaacaatGCTCTTActaacaactatcaacaaagagagaaaaaaagttCTATATTTTTACTGTCAATAAAACCTTGTTTACAAAGAATATAAATAGGTTTTACCCTTAAATGTTATCTACCCCCATCCagaaatttgtcaaaagttaaatattgatttttttttaccttgGTATTAGCCTTATAGAATGCTTCTTTtggattgatattattattattttttcatacagagttgtatatatatatgaaattcatttgtaaataatatggaataatatttacaaaattaaaaataattcaaattttaattttaaattatattatgattTAGAAAAGTATAAATTTCATAAGATATTAGGTAACATCGTAAAAAACCAACACAGCcggaaaaatataaacttatttatggttaaaaaataactctaaatctattatgatttgatatattttatgaatcactaaattataatacaaagtcatttaaattttataaaataaaataagttaatttgctgatgattttatatatttacagtAACCTTTTTACTCTTaacatatgaaaaaaaattaactccATATCAGTaagatttcatatatttatgaataatgattaaattatagTCTAATTATTAACTTTCGTTGTATTCAAAAGACATAATATATCATAAAAGTTCTTCTACA
This is a stretch of genomic DNA from Impatiens glandulifera chromosome 4, dImpGla2.1, whole genome shotgun sequence. It encodes these proteins:
- the LOC124934017 gene encoding membralin-like protein At1g60995 isoform X2, with amino-acid sequence MDPEQTFIRVQERFSQMLTPRIRASLEYIFLFLAITLFCILVVMHANYVQQPGCSSELSEIERAEAQLFHIKITSAGLWSHNEPESDDLDVSRKGASDKIVEFEIVGDGFGISDANVWWSLVNNVAMRINLLFKFWQIDNPLLEIQQEVSSVNVNSETNADAIKSNNWESVIKFSISVKVSLKTAMVHIWRKWHGRFSILWRHARRILGGLWDIAGIHLNIDVPKWLHILHLENFNSYAVQWLEKRSKTSEPSYLFTMEKGYHMLPEEVRISHNIQTVNISISAWHSCFGNRWQQLLINRLVGYDTILMNSLLSSPGQGYIFNYQSNEYYNLTYAHEQPEGSAQFGDYLVTKCAVLMMSLFVFFTTTMSVSFTLRETQTRMLKFTVQLQHHARHRLPTFQLIFVHVIESLVFVPIMIGILFFLFEFYDDQLLAFMVLILVWLCELFTLISVRTPISMKFFPRFFLLYFLAFHIYFFSYTSGFSYLALSTTAAFMQHLILYFWNRFEVPALQRFMQNRRSQFQQHPDFHITSSTILASTLHITRLNTRTLNPPTTNMDHHLHPILPPRAASTATAAPVPTTTTTLPELLSGIQGPPPPPERSSNNNNNTNIIEI
- the LOC124934017 gene encoding membralin-like protein At1g60995 isoform X1, translated to MDPEQTFIRVQERFSQMLTPRIRASLEYIFLFLAITLFCILVVMHANYVQQPGCSSELSEIERAEAQLFHIKITSAGLWSHNEPESDDLDVSRKGASDKIVEFEIVGDGFGISDANVWWSLVNNVAMRINLLFKFWQIDNPLLEIQQEVSSVNVNSETNADAIKSNNWESVIKFSISVKVSLKTAMVHIWRKWHGRFSILWRHARRILGGLWDIAGIHLNIDVPKWLHILHLENFNSYAVQWLEKRSKTSEPSYLFTMEKGYHMLPEEVRISHNIQTVNISISAWHSCFGNRWQQLLINRLVGYDTILMNSLLSSPGQGYIFNYQSNEYYNLTYAHEQPEGSAQFGDYLVTKCAVLMMSLFVFFTTTMSVSFTLRETQTRMLKFTVQLQHHARHRLPTFQLIFVHVIESLVFVPIMIGILFFLFEFYDDQLLAFMVLILVWLCELFTLISVRTPISMKFFPRFFLLYFLAFHIYFFSYTSGFSYLALSTTAAFMQHLILYFWNRFEVPALQRFMQNRRSQFQQHPDFHITSSTILASTLHITRLNTRTLNPPTTNMDHHLHPILPPRAASTATAAPVPTTTTTLPELLSGIQGPPPPPERSSNNNNNTNIIGNQNEDVLPHDLQEAVVAANPGSSMNSNSSSFSSLLLWLMGGTSSE